A DNA window from Primulina tabacum isolate GXHZ01 chromosome 12, ASM2559414v2, whole genome shotgun sequence contains the following coding sequences:
- the LOC142520261 gene encoding uncharacterized protein LOC142520261, protein MKLEGFEFEPISTPLYGFAGHAIPPFGHIVLPLSLGHDPRRVTEMITFTMVDSPSAYNGILGRPTLKDFRAVASTYHQKLKFPVGIVKEEGKRARVEVNMIRRGRNRLPLLRKEVQEVRDEEPEIIALGSEKKMLRIAPDFDPRVMEELITCLQANLSMFAWSAQEFTGTTSDVAEHRLNILPNACPVKQKKRHFGPEKDKFIRKKVG, encoded by the exons ATGAAGCTGGAAGGATTTGAGTTCGAGCCGATATCTACTCcactgtatgggtttgcaggacaTGCCATTCCGCCGTTTGGTCATATTGTCCTTCCTCTATCTTTGGGACATGACCCTCGACGGGTAACAGAGATGATAACATTTACCATGGTGGACAGCCCCTCAGCATATAATGGAATTTTGGGACGACCAACCCTAAAGGATTTCAGAGCTGTAGCTTCCACATATCATCAGAAGCTGAAGTTTCCAGTGG GAATAGTGAAGGAAGAGGGAAAGAGGGCGCGTGTGGAGGTCAATATGATTAGAAGGGGAAGAAACAGGTTGCCCTTGTTGAGGAAGGAGGTTCAGGAGGTGAGGGATGAAGAGCCGGAGATCATAGCGTTGGGGTCCGAAAAGAAGATGCTCAGAATAGCCCCTGACTTTGACCCAAGGGTCATGGAAGAACTCATTACTTGTTTACAGGCTAATCTCAGCATGTTCGCTTGGTCAGCCCAAGAGTTCACAGGAACGACCTCGGATGTGGCAGAGCATAGGTTGAACATCTTGCCGAATGCTTGTCCAGTAAAACAGAAGAAAAGACATTTCGGGCCTGAGAAAGATAAATTCATAAGAAAAAAAGTGGGATAG